A genomic stretch from Edaphobacter aggregans includes:
- a CDS encoding DUF2059 domain-containing protein, translated as MKRLPFVLVLLLILPTLAHADDASRRAKVEEMISATKMDQMMSQMLDQMSERMKTMTSQQTANLNMSVDQRKVFDDYQAHVNQIMADSLSWEKMKPLIITVYSETYTDEELDGILAFYRTPAGQALIAKSPQVLAKTMDLVQKQMQDIQPKIQQATQDFTHQMKQLNSTAPAKP; from the coding sequence ATGAAGCGTCTCCCGTTCGTACTCGTCCTTCTGCTTATTCTTCCCACACTAGCCCACGCCGACGACGCCTCCCGGCGCGCCAAAGTCGAAGAGATGATCAGTGCCACCAAAATGGATCAGATGATGAGTCAGATGCTGGATCAGATGTCCGAACGAATGAAGACTATGACCAGCCAGCAGACTGCCAATCTCAACATGTCCGTCGATCAGCGCAAAGTCTTCGACGACTATCAGGCCCATGTCAACCAGATCATGGCAGATTCCCTCTCATGGGAAAAGATGAAGCCGCTCATCATTACTGTCTACAGCGAAACCTACACCGACGAAGAACTCGACGGCATCCTCGCCTTCTACCGCACCCCCGCGGGTCAGGCTCTCATCGCCAAATCACCACAGGTCTTGGCAAAGACAATGGATCTCGTGCAAAAGCAAATGCAGGACATTCAACCCAAAATCCAGCAGGCCACGCAGGACTTCACCCACCAGATGAAACAGCTAAACTCAACCGCACCTGCAAAACCCTAA
- a CDS encoding response regulator, translating into MIRPCFLVIDREFPGSISTRKLVIETAKFNVLTAYSGREALEVFKRFPAVDGVVLDGGIDDISAEELTEELKAIQPKIPVVVIAFPGFDGCPRADFHLESFHPAKLLETLRGLKPKESALIERHDEAISTERLS; encoded by the coding sequence ATGATCAGACCTTGCTTTCTTGTGATCGACCGCGAGTTTCCTGGGAGCATCTCGACGCGAAAGCTGGTGATCGAGACCGCTAAGTTCAATGTGCTTACGGCGTATAGCGGCAGGGAGGCGTTGGAGGTATTCAAACGCTTTCCGGCGGTGGATGGGGTGGTGCTGGATGGGGGGATCGACGATATCTCTGCGGAGGAACTGACGGAGGAGCTGAAGGCGATACAGCCGAAGATCCCAGTTGTCGTCATTGCTTTTCCTGGATTCGATGGATGCCCGAGAGCAGACTTTCATCTGGAGTCGTTCCATCCGGCGAAGTTGCTGGAGACGCTGCGTGGATTGAAGCCTAAGGAATCAGCGTTGATTGAGAGGCATGATGAGGCCATCAGTACGGAGAGGCTGAGCTGA